The following are encoded in a window of Geobacter metallireducens GS-15 genomic DNA:
- a CDS encoding 16S rRNA (uracil(1498)-N(3))-methyltransferase: MSVRRFMAPGADLAGESVRIEGDLFRHMVKVLRLKIDTRVRLADGHGVECAGIIQEIGRDHLTVAVEERHAVAPVGGSLRITLIQGLPKGEKMELILQKGTELGVNEVVPFQADRSVSRIPADRQDERLRRWQRIAAEAARQAGRLDIPTVQLAQGMDEAVRDTDHDLKLLLWEEERATTLQGAINVRPRPASIAVIVGPEGGLTREEAETARRTGFIPVTLGRRILRTETAGIALLAILQYLYGDLGEGENPEEGPGSSLTS; encoded by the coding sequence ATGAGCGTCCGCCGCTTCATGGCCCCCGGCGCCGACCTCGCCGGAGAGTCGGTGCGGATCGAGGGGGACCTTTTCCGTCACATGGTGAAGGTCCTGCGCCTGAAAATTGACACCCGCGTCAGGCTGGCTGATGGCCACGGCGTCGAATGCGCGGGAATCATTCAGGAGATCGGCCGCGACCATCTCACCGTAGCCGTGGAGGAGCGCCATGCTGTGGCCCCCGTCGGCGGGTCACTGCGAATCACCCTTATCCAGGGGCTCCCCAAGGGGGAGAAGATGGAACTCATCTTGCAAAAAGGGACTGAACTCGGGGTAAACGAGGTGGTCCCCTTCCAGGCGGACCGGTCGGTTTCCCGCATCCCGGCCGACCGGCAGGATGAACGGCTGCGGCGCTGGCAGCGGATAGCCGCCGAAGCGGCCCGCCAGGCGGGACGTCTCGACATCCCGACGGTGCAGCTGGCCCAGGGGATGGATGAAGCTGTCCGGGATACGGACCACGACCTGAAGCTCCTCCTCTGGGAAGAGGAGCGGGCAACGACCCTGCAGGGGGCCATTAACGTCCGGCCCCGGCCCGCAAGCATCGCCGTCATCGTCGGGCCCGAGGGAGGGCTCACGAGGGAGGAGGCGGAAACGGCCCGTCGGACGGGCTTCATCCCCGTGACCCTCGGCAGGCGCATCCTCCGAACCGAAACCGCGGGAATCGCCCTTTTGGCAATTCTGCAGTATCTCTACGGCGACCTGGGAGAAGGAGAAAATCCCGAAGAAGGCCCCGGATCGTCACTCACGTCATAG
- a CDS encoding ribonuclease D yields MPVQPVSPEIITTPDGVRRLADRLSREPYVACDLEADSMHHYQEKVCLIQFTVPGLAAIVDPLAVADLAPLAPVFANPSIRKVFHGADYDIRSLHRDFGIEVNNLFDTMIACQFLGEREFGLAAVLRKRFGVELDKQYQRADWSRRPLTAGMIEYAAKDTTLLIELCGRLEAELREKGRIGWVEEECALLARVRVAQRSDGEPMFLRFKGASRMASRSLAVLEEILCFRDRRAQQMDVPPFKVLGTETVRELAEKKPRSLAELTGITGITERVVERCGEGIVRAVEKGLAVPEQELPFFPREERRKVGGDEERRIKALKGWREDKARRFAVEPGFLANNALLEQIALVFPRSEVELEGIAGLRPWQRREFGAEMVAALQARR; encoded by the coding sequence TTGCCCGTTCAACCCGTTTCACCCGAGATCATAACCACCCCCGACGGGGTCCGCCGCCTTGCCGACCGCCTCTCCCGGGAGCCCTATGTGGCCTGCGACCTGGAGGCCGACTCCATGCACCACTACCAGGAGAAGGTCTGCCTGATCCAGTTCACGGTGCCGGGGCTTGCCGCCATCGTCGACCCCCTGGCGGTTGCCGACCTGGCCCCCTTGGCGCCGGTCTTTGCCAACCCCTCCATCCGCAAGGTATTCCATGGGGCCGATTACGACATCCGGTCCCTGCACCGGGACTTCGGCATCGAGGTGAATAACCTCTTCGACACCATGATCGCGTGCCAGTTTCTGGGGGAGCGGGAGTTCGGCCTGGCGGCGGTGCTCCGGAAGCGTTTCGGAGTGGAGCTGGACAAGCAGTACCAGCGGGCCGACTGGAGCCGGCGCCCCTTGACGGCGGGGATGATCGAGTATGCGGCGAAGGATACGACGCTCCTCATCGAACTCTGCGGGCGGCTGGAGGCGGAACTCCGGGAGAAGGGGCGTATCGGCTGGGTGGAGGAGGAGTGTGCCCTCCTGGCGCGGGTGCGGGTAGCCCAGCGCTCCGACGGCGAGCCGATGTTCCTCCGCTTCAAGGGAGCCTCGCGGATGGCTTCCCGGTCCCTGGCGGTGCTGGAAGAAATCCTCTGCTTCCGGGATCGGCGGGCGCAACAGATGGACGTCCCTCCCTTCAAAGTGCTGGGCACGGAAACGGTCCGGGAACTGGCCGAGAAGAAGCCCCGATCCCTTGCCGAGTTGACCGGCATTACGGGCATCACGGAACGGGTCGTGGAGCGGTGCGGCGAGGGGATAGTGCGGGCCGTGGAGAAGGGGCTGGCGGTGCCGGAGCAGGAGCTTCCCTTCTTTCCCCGGGAGGAGCGGCGGAAGGTGGGGGGGGACGAGGAGCGGCGCATCAAGGCCCTCAAAGGGTGGCGTGAGGATAAGGCCCGGCGGTTCGCCGTGGAGCCCGGCTTCCTGGCCAATAACGCCCTTTTGGAGCAGATTGCCCTGGTCTTTCCCCGGTCGGAGGTGGAACTGGAGGGGATCGCCGGTCTTCGTCCGTGGCAGCGGCGGGAGTTCGGGGCCGAGATGGTGGCGGCCCTCCAGGCCAGGCGCTAG
- a CDS encoding M20 family metallopeptidase, whose translation MDLDRIKGEIVAFVEGRKSEFAAIAEDLYLHPETGLNEVRSSALLADFLEREGFRVERGIAGLPTAFRAETGEGGPVIAFMAEMDALPVMGHACGHNVIAAAAVGAATALRSILPPDAARIVVLGTPAEEMGIGKVDMIANGAFDGVEFALMVHPSSRRYVIKHYLGLARVRFTFFGKPAHAAAYPEEGINALDGVIQTFNGISALRQQLRQDVRVHGIITEGGVAPNIIPERASAHFYVRADDLAELERAKARVLACAEGAALATGCRLQVDADPRIMAPLKVNRIFSDLYSAQLAYLDLQESENQPDKNKGSSDIGNVSQIVPTIHPHVPIGDGINIHSEAFARATVSGKGKAAVAEGATALALTAAELAARPDIREEIWREFRS comes from the coding sequence ATGGATCTGGATCGAATCAAGGGGGAGATCGTCGCCTTCGTCGAGGGGCGGAAGAGCGAATTTGCTGCTATTGCGGAGGATCTTTATCTCCATCCCGAGACCGGCCTGAACGAGGTGCGGAGTTCGGCCCTCCTGGCCGATTTCCTGGAACGGGAGGGGTTCCGGGTGGAGCGGGGTATTGCCGGGCTTCCCACGGCGTTCCGGGCCGAGACGGGTGAGGGTGGGCCGGTCATTGCCTTCATGGCCGAGATGGACGCCCTCCCGGTTATGGGTCATGCCTGCGGCCACAACGTGATCGCCGCCGCGGCCGTCGGGGCTGCCACGGCACTGCGCTCCATTCTTCCTCCGGATGCGGCCCGGATCGTCGTCCTCGGCACCCCCGCCGAGGAGATGGGAATCGGGAAGGTGGATATGATCGCCAACGGCGCCTTTGACGGGGTCGAGTTCGCCCTGATGGTGCATCCATCTTCGCGGCGGTACGTGATCAAGCACTACCTGGGGCTCGCCCGGGTTCGCTTCACCTTTTTCGGCAAGCCGGCCCATGCCGCCGCCTACCCGGAAGAGGGGATCAACGCCCTCGATGGTGTCATCCAGACCTTCAACGGGATCAGCGCCCTGCGCCAGCAACTCCGCCAGGACGTGCGGGTCCACGGGATCATCACCGAGGGGGGAGTTGCCCCCAACATCATTCCGGAGCGGGCCTCGGCCCATTTCTATGTCCGGGCCGACGACCTGGCGGAGCTGGAGCGGGCGAAGGCACGGGTTCTCGCATGCGCCGAAGGGGCCGCCCTGGCCACCGGGTGCCGGCTCCAGGTGGACGCGGATCCCCGGATCATGGCCCCCCTCAAGGTGAACCGGATCTTCTCCGACCTCTACTCGGCCCAGCTGGCGTATTTGGACCTTCAGGAATCGGAGAATCAGCCCGATAAGAACAAGGGGTCGTCGGACATCGGCAACGTCTCCCAGATCGTGCCGACCATCCACCCCCATGTCCCCATTGGCGACGGCATCAATATCCACAGCGAGGCATTCGCCCGAGCCACGGTCTCCGGAAAGGGAAAGGCCGCCGTGGCGGAGGGGGCCACGGCCCTGGCGCTGACCGCGGCGGAGCTGGCCGCTCGGCCGGATATCCGTGAGGAAATCTGGCGGGAATTTCGCTCATGA
- the prmA gene encoding 50S ribosomal protein L11 methyltransferase: MDKTWAEVTCEIPAAMIDLLADFLVELSGNGVSIDNLELDTFSLDTMDEAPVKTVRAYFTPDDELEEKLAALNRFIQEHAPAYGDAAPAPPTVTTLREEDWATGWRQHFAPTRIGRKLVIKPTWEPFSPEPGDLVIELDPGMAFGTGTHPTTRLCLEALEKLGTAGDVLDVGTGSGILAMAAVKLGAQRVVGTDIDPDAVAVARENCAMNGVTAELVTTPLADIPGQFSVVLANILAEDLVRMAADLTAKVAPGGFLILSGILVERESYVIDGFVSTGLTLAETTREGEWSCLLYQAGQ, translated from the coding sequence ATGGACAAAACCTGGGCCGAAGTCACCTGCGAGATCCCCGCGGCAATGATCGACCTTCTGGCCGACTTCCTCGTGGAACTCTCCGGCAACGGAGTGAGCATCGACAATCTGGAGTTGGACACCTTCTCCCTCGACACCATGGACGAGGCGCCGGTGAAGACCGTGCGGGCCTACTTCACTCCCGACGACGAACTGGAAGAAAAACTGGCCGCCCTGAACCGGTTCATCCAGGAGCACGCGCCCGCCTACGGCGACGCCGCTCCAGCCCCGCCCACCGTCACCACCCTCAGGGAGGAGGACTGGGCCACGGGGTGGCGCCAGCACTTCGCACCGACCCGCATCGGCCGAAAACTCGTGATCAAGCCCACCTGGGAGCCGTTCTCGCCGGAGCCCGGCGACTTAGTCATCGAACTGGACCCGGGGATGGCCTTCGGCACCGGCACCCATCCCACCACCCGCCTCTGCCTGGAGGCCCTGGAAAAGCTCGGCACCGCCGGCGATGTCCTCGACGTGGGGACCGGCTCGGGAATCCTGGCCATGGCCGCCGTCAAGCTGGGGGCGCAACGCGTCGTGGGGACCGACATCGACCCCGACGCCGTGGCAGTGGCCCGGGAAAACTGCGCCATGAACGGGGTCACCGCCGAACTGGTCACCACTCCCCTGGCGGATATCCCGGGGCAATTCTCCGTGGTCCTCGCCAACATCCTTGCCGAGGACCTGGTGAGGATGGCGGCCGACCTGACGGCAAAGGTCGCCCCCGGCGGCTTCCTGATCCTGTCCGGAATTCTCGTGGAGCGCGAGTCCTACGTCATTGACGGCTTTGTCTCCACCGGCCTTACCCTTGCCGAAACCACCCGCGAGGGGGAGTGGAGCTGCCTCCTCTATCAGGCCGGACAATGA